DNA from Tripterygium wilfordii isolate XIE 37 chromosome 4, ASM1340144v1, whole genome shotgun sequence:
GGAATAATTTATATACAAGGCTTTGAAAAAAAGATGACTTTTAGAGCATATATATCGCGTCACGTGACGTCAGtcaatcaaaaatattttttaaaataaaaaatttatgtgatttgtatatgataattatatttgaactctataaaagagaaaaaaaaaatggtaatccTTTATACTAGAATAGTACAGTGCAACAATAGTTAATATattaaatacatacatatatatttgcctctaaaaagtaaaaacttaaaggtaaactttagtcacactctTAAGTTTACTAAACACACCCCAACTTAAGTTGATCATCCCTTATAACAATCAGTTGACGGAGTGTCTTTAGTAAATATAgggatgtgactaaagtttaccaaCTTAAAATGaattacatataaaaatatgtaAGGCAACATTGTTGATTGAAAGTTTTGATtaagaaaacattaaaagcaTTGAAATTGGTCACATAATAATAACAAGGATTTCAAAATTGTCAATCAATCTTCACAACATTATTctagctaattaattaatgcCAAATCAAAGTCATTTACCAATAAGCAAATTtatacaaaaaattaattttccctCAAATTAATTAACACGTAGGCTATACGTCTTGTTGCATAAAGGAATTTTACACAAAGATTCCAGGGCATGTATGGCTCATCATCTCCAAATCACCCTATAAATAATAACCAAATAAACTCTCACTGGGGTCACTCATCAATATCACCTTCTCCTCTACCTATCAATTAATCTTGTATTTCCTAGAAGCTCTTCCTGATAATCTTTATGGCTTCCATAATATTTTCCGGCACCGGACGGTATGTGTTGAAACCGATGATGATGGTCTCAAATAACTCCGGTCACAAGGTAGATGGGTTTTCTGGTAAAAAGCAGGGAAATAGAGATGGTGCTGTTGTCGCAAATGTTGCAACAACACCTCGTGATCATCTTCAAGTCTCAACAATTGATCAGAAACAACAAGTAGTTGACTGGACAAACCATGTTGCTTGGACAAGTATTCCCCACGAGAGATGGGAAGGAGAGCTTGATGTCCAAGGCCAAATTCCATTGTGGCTGGTATGTCAAATTAATATtctctgtctatatatatatgtattactttttttttttgaaaggtccaCAGGAccgcggatggaaaactacccaaatcccaaacccccctgatgagaatagaaccctggacctcaaggtcctgagcagacaacctgaccaaccaggctatctcccattctcatatatatgtattactAGAAGCATAATTGTACGGGTAATATATAGCTAATTGTATATGATCATCATATTCATCATTTCAACATCCACTTTGGTTCGATTTGACATTATTTCCACCAAGAACTTAATCGGTCCATGTGGTTTGCGGGTATTACACGTGACCCGTGAATTTACCTTTAGGGTGGGATCTGATAGATTGTGCTTTCGATGGATTCcatagttaaaaaaaaacaaaaatcatccATTCAGATCTTATGATTGTATGTCAAGAATATTGGTTTTTGACTCTAAAGGACCTTCCTCTCTTACTCATTGTCACCCTCTcccaatatatattaatttactaTTTAATGTTATATAATGAATAttattgtcatatatatatatatataagtatcaattaattaattactggTTTTTGACTCTTTAGGACCTCCCTGTCTCTCTCATTGTCACCTTCTcccaatatatattaatttaccAATGTTATACAATTGATATTATTGTCATTGTTTTTACccaagtattaattaattaattgattacatGCAGAATGGGACGTACATAAGAAATGGACCAGGACTATGGAACGTCGGTAACTACAACTTCCGCCACCTCTTCGACGGCTACGCCACCTTAGTCAAACTCCACTTTTCGAACGGTAAACTAATCGCCGGCCACCGTCAAATCGAATCGGACGCCTACACAGCtgccaagaagaacaaaaaaatttgttacCGTGAATTCTCCGAAGTCCCTAAACCAGACAACTTCCTAGCTTACATTGGTGAGATAGCCACTCTCTTCTCCGGGGCATCCCTAACCGATAACGCCAACACCGGCGTAGTCAAGCTAGGCGACGGGCGGGTCGTGTGCTTGACCGAGACACAAAAAGGGTCAATTGTCATTGACCCTGAAACATTGGACACGATTGGGAAATTTGAGTATAGTGACAATTTGGGTGGTTTGATACATTCTGCCCACCCAATTGTGACTGATGAGGAGTTTATAACATTGTTGCCTGATTTGATCAATCCGGGTTATTTGGTGGTTAGGATGGATCCGGGTAGTAATGAGAGGAGGGTTATCGGGAGGGTGGATTGTCGGGGCAAGCCTTCCCCGGGTTGGGTCCATTCGTTCCCGGTTACGGAACATTATGTGATTGTCCCTGAAATGCCATTGAGATATTGTGCACAAAATTTGCTGAAAGCTGAGCCCACACCTTTGTACAAGTTTCAGTGGCACCCGGACTCTAGAGGGTTTGTCCATGTCATGTGCAGGGCCAGTGGACAGATTGTAAGTCTTGaattatttacattttttttgttaattttttcaaaatttttttttggggattttgaatCTTGTGAATTAAATTAGGTGGCAAGTGTGGAAGTGCCATTGTTTGTGACATTCCATTTCATCAATGCTTATGAGGAGAAAGATGAAGATGGGAGGGTGACTGCTGTAATTGCTGATTGTTGTGAACATAATGCGGATACAACAATTTTGGAGAAGCTCCGTCTGCAGAATCTACGGTCGTTCACCGGAGAAGATGTGTTGCCAGATGCAAGGTATTCTGTcatctatgtatgtatatatatatctgtgtgtccaagtaacaaatatatataatatatgtcatCATAGGGTTGGGAGATTTATAATACCACTAGATGGGAGTCCACATGGAAAGTTGGAGGCAGCATTGGAACCTGATGAACATGGGAGAGGTATGGACATGTGCAGCATCAACCCTGCAAATTTAGGGAAGAAGTACAGATATGCTTATGCTTGTGGAGCGCAACGCCCTTGTAACTTCCCCAACACCCTCACTAAGGTAATTAAATCAAAGTCATGATCACCGTCAATCACTATAATAATATAACACTTGCATAGATATATATAGTTTTCTAAATGAAAATCTCATCTGTATTCATATTGCAGATCGATTTAGAGGATAAAAAGGCCAAGAATTGGTATGACAAAGATGCTGTCCCTTCTGAGCCTTTCTTCGTGGCTCGACCAGGAGCGACTGAGGAGGATGATGGTGAGTTTACTTACTAGAAAATTAATTAGTTTTTATGTAGTAAATTATGTTGATTCACAAGCTAAGTGGTATTTATGCATGTGATTAATTATTGCACGTAGGGGTGGTAATCTCCATAATCAGTGAGAAAAATGGAGGTGCATATGCGTTGTTACTGGATGGATCCACATTTGAAGAGATTGCAAGGGCTAAGTTTCCTTACGGTGTACCCTATGGACTCCATGGATGCTGGGTTCCAAACAAATAACAATATACTACTTGCAAATCGTACCATCCTTGTTAGGTCTATCGTATATCTACAATGCTTGGTAGAATTATGTATAAATGGAGGATACTAGTTTCGGTTGTGAGAGGGTGTATTGGTTCCTGCTTCAGTTGGTACTGTTTTGTGAATGTTGGCATAGTAGGATTCCCTTGTGTTCTCTGAATTTCGCTATGATATCTTCTCAATCTTTTGGAAATCAGAATTTCACTATGATCCGAGTCCCTTGTTCCTTGGGATTGTTAGtgtcgtgttttttttttttttgggtttttacctataaagacaaaaactaaaaattgtATTCCAACAATGACAAcctaaaaaaatgacaaaacctacaaacttatcaaaataccctccctccttcttcttcttccttgctcCATCATATCGGAAGTTCGCCGTCCAGCCATCGTTTTCGACTAACCAACTACCGAAATAAAGCTCTAGGTCAACCAGATCAAAGCCCAACCATCACCGACAGTCAATTATCGCTTGAGTCATCGAAAAACTTCATGAAATACATCCACTGTTTGAAAGGTGCTAGATCCATCAAATATGACCAATGCCAGCGACTATTAACGcccccaatcaactccacagaccaATGCGCATCACCTATAAGGatttattgctttttcaaactctttttttcttcttttgaaatcAGATCTGAAtttgcagatattatatctgtttcataTCTGTtctgaaatgttatctgtttcaaaacatcaaatagataacatttagcaagacatataacattatgacagatatcaaattaatcgaaacgtataacatatcacctgcagtcTGTAGATCCCAAAAAACCACGGAAATCACGACagaaaatgtcaaaaataatgatgcGATGAtaaatcgaaggaaaacaataaTATCTATAGATCccatggtgagtatgagtagatctaattcgaataaaacaaaaatcaagatgaaaaatcactaaaaaatatcATAAAACTCTCGAATAAGCTATGAGGGGTGGAGAAGAAGCTTTTGGCGgtggagacgaagcttccggtAGAGGTCAAAGATGAATCACACGCAGGAGGCATGTGTCATGTTGAGGCTGAAGATGAggatattttagacaataaaaccatatattttaaccttttgtcctttttaaaatatttgttcAAACTAAATAGATTtaatggaataagacttttaagagtatcctttttggaacaaaactcttcaataagggactaatatttaatatttaatatttcttttttttttcttccctttctatgtaatcttcttcttcattaatAAATAATCAGATTTACCGGAGAAAAATAAGGAAGGATACTTCCTTTTGTtgtacaaagtacaaacatCAACTTCAAGTGACTTAGAcataagagcaattgcaatggtcccattttgttgggtcagtaaaaatcaatattgggtctcacctctattatataaaaagtcaagtcaaacacgtctctcaatacaaccacatcaacaaaacacatctcccaatataaccacatcaacaaaacacaaaaccccatacatttttccttcccacccaacatggagacCAACAAATTCCCATTCCCTCCATATTATCTACAATAAAActacagcaaaacacatctcccaatacagcaacatcagcaaaacacgtctcccaatacaaccacatcaacaaaacacaaaaccccatacatatttgttggcctagacaaaataataccattgcaagtgctctgtTCTTTGTCATTGTTGCCCTtcgttttctcattttttgtttAGTGATTGGTACACGTGTGATAGGTTGCTGCAAAAGTCAACTTCCACATAGGCAGATTTCAAGCAATCCACTTATTTAGCGGTGTAATGTGGGCCGGCCCAGCTCGCATCCACATGGTGGCCCGGCCGGCCTGTCCTTATAACTCTCCGGCCCGCGAAGATGAAATCAATTAGGCCCGACCCACGAATGGCCTGGGGCTAGTAGGACTTTCGTAATTTCGTTAGCAAAATATGGTGCGCGTTTTCAAAGTTTGAAGGATAGAATCATAGAAAAGAAAGGGGGGAAAAACAAGACGCCTCGACAAAACCTCAAAATTCAGTGCGATTCGGCGGAGGAAGAGAGCAGCTAGTAGCATAGACGCTGCAATGGAAGACGAAGCACCGGAGGCCCACACCAACACGAGTTAGGCACATTAACAAACGAGCTTTCAAGAACAAAGCTCTTTCTGTCTCTTTCAGAGAGAAAGATCTCAATTCTCAAGTATGAGCAAGCCACGCACTCTTACCTCGTTGTTGCGAATCCTCAAACAAAACAAGCGATTTTAGGTCATCTGATTATTTATGGTTTATTGGTTTCAAACAGGGACTAGGTGACTAAGTTTcacaagaggaagaagaagagaagaaacgaAGCGAGAGGCAGAGCGGCGCAAGCGTATTGAGAAGCGCGAAAAGTGACACGTCTCTTAACTTTTTGGAACTCCTACACCGATCTTGATATTTTTGGAGTGAACGCAAATTTAGTGTAATGCTTTTTCTCAAACACTTGAAGGGCAAGTATGTTAGAGTTATCTCATCGTGAAGATATTAATGTGTAGTATTGTTGGTCATTGGATTTGGTAACATCTGTTTGATTATGTCTCAAGGAGTTGATAATGTGGATCTGCATTTCACTTTTGCTGAATGTTTGTTTTGGAAGTGAGTGGTATGAATTCTtgtttctccaaaaaaaaaatagatgaagATTGGATAATctggttctattggcttctaaaCCTGCATGTAGGACTCACTAAGATCACTTTTGCAGCTGAGTTTCtgctctttttttaattttttttgcttgcGTCTTCTAGTCATCTCAAAATGTTGTTAGGTATAGGTACTTGAGACTTGAGAGCTAAATGTTTCATGAGCGAGGATGAACCTTGCGCCAGTTCTGTGACAGAAAGATGTTCGTTGGCTGGTCGTATGATCCACTTAGTGTAATAAGGAATAGATTAGTATAGGTTCATTATCTGTACTCTTGTCTTGTGTACCTAGAGTAAGATGGCTGCTTTGTACAGGACAAGCCTGGAGAAAGAGGCTTTATTCAAATTAACTGTGAAGACTTGAGTTTGTTCTAGCTTTACTGTTTTGAACAACAAATTATACTTGCAGTTTCTAATACTAGCGTACTTTCGTCACAAGATGTTTTCTGATGATTTAACCTTTAGTGCTAGCAGGTGTTTATGTCCAATTTTTCTACAGTTTGCTGTTGGAGTTCACTTACCTAATCAATTTTGAGTTCCCTCTGTTGCATTCAGTTTTCGGTGATgtatggtttttattttttgttgattttagaCTTACTGGGAACGAGTAGAAGGTTGAAGACAAAATGGAACCCCTTAGAAGAGGATAATGATAGGGCTGAAAAGCGGAAGATTAAGAAGTACTAAAGAATGTTGATTGGAACTACGGTTGCTCAAGAAGAAAGAGGGACCAAAAATGTGTGAAaacataaaagaagaagaaaaagatgatgCTAACGGAAACAATGGATTTGGTGGAACAAATAAAACCTGACAGAGGAAGATACTTCAAAAGGGGGAATGTTGTGGCTGAAAATggggaaaaggaagaagaaaatctATTGCTAAAGGAAGTAGTTGAGGGTGACGGGAAAGAGGATATCAATCCAGTGGGTCCTCAGGGGGAGAAGAATCAAGAATTGGATGATGGAAAGGCCGATGTTAGAAAACACAGAAAGAAGAATCGGTTGCTGGAAGAAGCGGCTAAGGCTGATAGGCGAGGATTTTTGGAGAAATACAGAAGATCTATCTTGCACCTGAAGGTGATTCTTCTGTAATTTTAGATGTTTGTTTTTAATGTCTGAGTTGTTGTATATGTAACTAACTTGGTTTATGTGGTTCCATGGTTGATCAGTTGAGCAGATATACAGATACTACTGCTAAGTGCGTCTTAAAAAAGCTGGTGAGTTCCGCGGACAAGAATTTTCTGAAGGGTATGTTCTAGTCGAAATTACTCTCGGTCTAGCCTTCAAAAGGTgcgttagtttttttttgggccAGAACATGATCATGACCATGCTTGTCTGTAAATTGCTGGTGGGTTGAATTTACCAATAAAAGTGTCGTAAGAGGGTTGCTAATATCATGAATGGTGAACAAATAGGTAAGTACAAGTACTAATATTTCActgtttatcttttaatttttaatttgtaatttgTTGTTGCTCTTCAATTTAGCTCGTGGTAAGTACTAACACGTTGTAATCAATGTTCTTTTTTTTGACGcataatttcatttcatttagtTCTGATTTCTTTATGGGGAAGTCGATCTTTTTTGGCTTTGGCTCTGGTTTTGTCTTGACCTCTTTTCTAGCCCCCGCACCCCTCCCCTCGATTatccttctattttttttaggtGGAAGAAGAGGTCACAATTCTATCTTGACCTTTGGAATATCAAGTAATTGAGTAAATTCAAGTGGGATGATCTTACTGAATAGATTGGTACAGAGCTCATCTTTCTATTGTTTTGCGCTGATTGGGTCTTTAAGATGTGTCTGATGCAGCTTACAAGAACGTGGTTCGGGAGCAGAAATTAGCTTTAGAAATATCAGCAGCCAATAGAAAGAGGAACTTCTAGATCTCTAAAGTTGATCAATCCCGAGCTTTGAGTTCTATAGAAGAACGATTGAAGAAGGGACATAATTTCTTGTATTAGTTTCTGTAGTATTATGGTCATTTACTTTATGGTTGGTGAATTAGATGCAATTTAACATTGCCGAGTTTATTGATTGACATACTATTATGCTTTTGTCTACACAGCATGAGAAATAATATAGGAGTATGTTTCATCCATTGCCTGTAGATACAAAAACTCCCAGGGGAGACAAGCTTGAAGGTCCTCCTACTCCAAAGCTGCCCAAGGTGATTCTTCAATCCCAACTCCAGGGTTGATCCATTCCAGTAATCATTGAGGTCCATTGCTtcccttttaaaaaaattaaagcaaaaCATAGTTCACACGTGTCACCTAATCATTGGAGATTTGATAAGGCTTTTGCCGATAAATCAAGTGAAAATGATGAATCCTCGCACTTTTGGATGACACGGGATTATCAATCCTACCATTTCCAATCGAAATGACTATATTGCCCCTCCGTTTTGGTACCAAAAGATGCAAGCAGTAACTATTAATCGCAACTTGCAAGCAAATCACTCTTTAAAACTGAACAGGACTGATCAACTCCTTGACCAAATTCACTACCAATTTTAGAATTGCTGGTAGACAGTGATATGCATGGTCCCAATCAACCAAGGATGAACAGTTCGGGCCCAACCTTACGCCTTGgctttgtttgttttcattccTTTTTATTTCGACAGACACGAAAGGATTATTTGTAATCACGCGCCCACAGTCTGCCTCATTACGTTTCCGTTAtaacagaaaccaaaaaaataaaagaacttgaaaaacaatttatcTGGTTGGTTTCCTCAAAGTAGGCGTAAAAAAAAACGACAATATTTAAATATCtgaatttttaactttttaatttCGTGGTGGCGCCTAAAGTAACGACTAACGCGGAAACAGAATCTTGAATTTAATTACGCCATTTAAGTTTTTATTATCTCAGAGACATCACTGTTTTCTACCaatcccaaaaaagaaaaaaaagatttcaGCTTACTCTTCTAGTTCTCCGTTTCTTGTCTGTCCTCACACCAACCACCATGGCACACCACCTATTCAGGGACCTCTCTCTAGGCCACTCCAAGAGAGACTCAAcaactcctccaccaccaccaccaacaatgCTTTCCAGAATCACCGCCGATCTCCCTTCCCCGCTGGGAAAACTCGCTGCCCAACTCTCCGATTCCGACATCCAAATCACCGCCTACGAGATCTTCGTCGCCGCTTGCCGCACTGCCTCCGGGAAGCCTCTCACATATGTTTCCAACTCCGACTCTCTCAACCACCACTCGCCTAACTCTCCCGCTTTGCAAAGGTCTCTTACCTCTGCCGCCGCTAGTAAGATGAAAAAGGCTCTCGGACTTAAATCTCCGGGGTCTGGTAAGAATAGTCCCGGTTCGAGCAACGGGAAGCCTAAGAAGGCATTGACCGTCGGGGAGCTTATGCGGATACAGATGCGGGTGTCTGATACTGTTGATTCTAGGCTCCGTAGGGCAATATTGAGGGCCGCAGCTGGCCAGGTTGGCTCAATTTAGGTTTAATTCTTTATTGTGTTTGTATGTTGTTCTAGTTTGTAACGATGGGTTTACTTGAGGTTTTGAGCTGGTTTTTGGATCACCTGTCTAATTATGGATGATCCGGTGTTTCTTTGGTGGTTTATGTTTGATTGATTCGAGTTTcacattttgttttaattttatgatttttgatcTCTTCGATATTTTGGATGTGGCGCTGTGATAAGTTGGATCTCAATTCGGCATTCATATGTTGATTTGAATTTTGTATGATCCGTCCCTGCTAGTTCGTAATGATTTGTTAGTTTCGGTGCTTGTTCTCACTTTATCTGATTTATGAAGCTCTATTGTAGCACGGTTCAAGTTTTCACAGAGTATTTGAACTTATAAGTCTTTACAAACAAAAgattatataaaatttaaattcggCTAATTGTCTCTTATGGTTTCCCATATATTTGATTAGTCAATTTGTGAAATTCGAATCTCATTTTTGTCTTTACTTGCTCGTTAAATTTTTCCCTTCATTGAAAAGTATTTTTGGTTCTTGTTGTAGTGTACTGCTATTAGGCGGCATggatatttgtttattttacgAACTTTGAAAAAGGACTAAAAACCATGCCTGGGTCCTTAATTGTTAACCCAAGTATACTTTTGCTTCATCTAGTTAGTATACACTACTTTAGTAGCATAATTCAGTTAGTCAACTTGCATTGCATATTCATAGATATATGCTTGATTATCACTTTGGTAGTATTGGCATTTAattttccataatttgattGGTACAAGTGGTTGGTTTTATACATTTTGATATTAATAGCCTGTATGGAACCCAATTATGTGGTGTCGCAGATGGGAAAACGAATTGAGTCCATGGTTCTTCCACTGGAATTATTACAGCAGCTTAAGATTTCAGATTTTAATGATCAACAAGAATACGACTCATGGCAGAAGAGAACATTGAAAGTTCTTGAGGCTGGACTGCTCCTGCATCCTCGTGTGCCAATTGATAAGTCAAATGCTGCTTCTCAGCAGTTGCGACAAATTATCAATGGGACCTTCGATGGGCCCATAGAAACTGGAAGAAATAATGAGACTATGCAAGTTCTTCGTAGCACTGTTATGTCTCTTGCTTCCAGATCTGATGGGTTTTTCTCTGAGGCATGCCACTGGGCTGATGGTTCTCCATTGAATCTTCGACTGTATGTGATGCTTTTGGAAGCCTGCTTTGATCTGAATGATGAAGCATCTATCATTGAGGAAGTTGATGAACTCATGGAAAACATAAAGAAGACTTGGGGAATCCTAGGAATTAACCCAATGCTTCATAACCTGTGTTTTACATGGGTTCTATTTCATCGATTTGTTGCAACTGACCAATTAGAAACAGGCCTGCTTTATGCTGCCGATGGTCAGTTGGCAGAAGTTGCAAAAGATGCAAAAACGACAAGAGATCCAGAATATTCAAAAGTTTTGAGTTCTATATTGACTGCTATTTTGGGTTGGGCTGAGAAAAGGCTTCTTGCCTATCACGACACTTTTGATAGCGTAAATATACCTACTATGGAGGGTATTGTTTCTCTAGGGGTGTCAGCAGCCAGGATTCTAGTTGAGGATATATCTAATGAGTATCGTAGAAAGAGGAAAGGTGAAGTAGACGTGGCACGCAACAGGATTGACACTTACATAAGGTCTTCATTGCGGACTGCTTTTGCTCAGGCAAGTCTATATTGTttgctatttagttttctttcatAAGAGTCGGTGAAATCTCATAGAATTTAGATTTATCATTCATATTGGactcaattgcatttgcatgtgtGGTGTACCACATCAAATGGTTCCTCCAGAAGTGGAATGCATCATTGGTGGATGTTGTGGAAAACTGGAAATGTCAAAAGTAAAAAATGTCGCAAAGTAAAACTTGCAACATTGGACCATGTTTCGTTCCCTCTCATGCTTCATGTGCTTGTCAGGTTTtgttgtttaaactttaaactagATGCGTGATGTGTATATTACTTGCTTACAAGTTACAATTATAACTACATGGTGTGCGTCTAGTGGAAATTTAGTCAAGCTGTCTAGAAGTGATGTTGCATTCTTGGGCTCAAATTTTAAAGTTGCAAAGATCCCTTACCTGAAGTTATCCctctgaaaaggaaaaaagaaaaacaatgtgTAGATCATGGTGGTCCTTTTTGAAGGCGGGAAGCTGCTTGTGAGACTGGTCTAAGGTACGCTCTCAACAATCTCCTAGGCCGATGGCATGGAATGGGGTGAAAGGGTGCAGAGCTTGAGGCTATGcatagttgaatttgattgtattTACTTCTCATGGTTCTATGgtgtaattaaataatttttggtTGGATTAGTGACCTTAGATTTGTTTCGTTTATTATTTTATAGAGAATGGAGAAAGCAGACTCTAGCAGAAGAGCATCCAGACACCAGCCTAACCCACTTCCTGTCCTTTCTATTCTCGCGAAAGATGTGGGTGATCTTGCAGTCAATGAGAAGAAGGTATTCAGTCCAGTACTAAAGAGATGGCATCCCTTTTCTGCCGGTGTTGCTGCGGTCACTCTTCATGCTTGCTACGGGAGTGAGCTAAAGCAGTTTATGTCGGGTATAACAGAGTTGACACCAGATGTTGTGCAAGTGCTGAGAGCTGCAGATAAACTGGAGAAAGATCTTGTGCAGATTGCTGTAGAAGATTCAGTGGACAGCGATGATGGTGGGAAGGCAATAATCCGTGAGATGCCTCCTTATGAGGCTGAAGCTGCCATTGCCAATTTAGTGAAAATATGGATCAAGACTAGATTAGACAGAT
Protein-coding regions in this window:
- the LOC119996448 gene encoding protein unc-13 homolog, with the protein product MAHHLFRDLSLGHSKRDSTTPPPPPPTMLSRITADLPSPLGKLAAQLSDSDIQITAYEIFVAACRTASGKPLTYVSNSDSLNHHSPNSPALQRSLTSAAASKMKKALGLKSPGSGKNSPGSSNGKPKKALTVGELMRIQMRVSDTVDSRLRRAILRAAAGQMGKRIESMVLPLELLQQLKISDFNDQQEYDSWQKRTLKVLEAGLLLHPRVPIDKSNAASQQLRQIINGTFDGPIETGRNNETMQVLRSTVMSLASRSDGFFSEACHWADGSPLNLRLYVMLLEACFDLNDEASIIEEVDELMENIKKTWGILGINPMLHNLCFTWVLFHRFVATDQLETGLLYAADGQLAEVAKDAKTTRDPEYSKVLSSILTAILGWAEKRLLAYHDTFDSVNIPTMEGIVSLGVSAARILVEDISNEYRRKRKGEVDVARNRIDTYIRSSLRTAFAQRMEKADSSRRASRHQPNPLPVLSILAKDVGDLAVNEKKVFSPVLKRWHPFSAGVAAVTLHACYGSELKQFMSGITELTPDVVQVLRAADKLEKDLVQIAVEDSVDSDDGGKAIIREMPPYEAEAAIANLVKIWIKTRLDRLKEWTDRNLQQEVWNPRANQEGYAPSAVEVLRIIDETLDAYFQLPIPMHPALLPDLIYGLDRCLKHYASKAKSGCGSRNKYFPTMPALTRCSAGSKLWTKKERSPITQKKNSQVAAMNGDNSFGISQMCVRINTLHQIRAELEGLEKRIITHLRNSESANTEDFSNGLAKKFELTPAACVEGVQQLSEAVAFKLIFHDLSHVLWDGLYVGEPSSSRIEPFLQELERSLTIIADTVNERVRTRIITDIMRASFDGFLFVLLAGGPSRSFTQQDSQIIEDDFKSLKDLFWANGDGLPSELLDKFSTTMRAVLPLFRTDTDSLIERFRRVTIESYGSSARYKLPLPPTSGEWNPTEPNTLLRVLCNRNDEAASRFLRKTYNLPKKL
- the LOC119996237 gene encoding carotenoid cleavage dioxygenase 8 homolog B, chloroplastic encodes the protein MASIIFSGTGRYVLKPMMMVSNNSGHKVDGFSGKKQGNRDGAVVANVATTPRDHLQVSTIDQKQQVVDWTNHVAWTSIPHERWEGELDVQGQIPLWLNGTYIRNGPGLWNVGNYNFRHLFDGYATLVKLHFSNGKLIAGHRQIESDAYTAAKKNKKICYREFSEVPKPDNFLAYIGEIATLFSGASLTDNANTGVVKLGDGRVVCLTETQKGSIVIDPETLDTIGKFEYSDNLGGLIHSAHPIVTDEEFITLLPDLINPGYLVVRMDPGSNERRVIGRVDCRGKPSPGWVHSFPVTEHYVIVPEMPLRYCAQNLLKAEPTPLYKFQWHPDSRGFVHVMCRASGQIVASVEVPLFVTFHFINAYEEKDEDGRVTAVIADCCEHNADTTILEKLRLQNLRSFTGEDVLPDARVGRFIIPLDGSPHGKLEAALEPDEHGRGMDMCSINPANLGKKYRYAYACGAQRPCNFPNTLTKIDLEDKKAKNWYDKDAVPSEPFFVARPGATEEDDGVVISIISEKNGGAYALLLDGSTFEEIARAKFPYGVPYGLHGCWVPNK
- the LOC119997834 gene encoding uncharacterized protein LOC119997834 produces the protein MMLTETMDLVEQIKPDRGRYFKRGNVVAENGEKEEENLLLKEVVEGDGKEDINPVGPQGEKNQELDDGKADVRKHRKKNRLLEEAAKADRRGFLEKYRRSILHLKVILL